Genomic DNA from Vibrio vulnificus CMCP6:
ATGTAACTGCTTTTGAATCTGCTCTAACTGCATCTCGTCGGTCATCGTGGTAATGTTCAAACGAGACAAGGTTTCATCGTCCGTTGGTGAAACGGTCAACGATTCAATGTTATAGCCACGCTGAGAGAACAGCCCTACCACACGAGACAAGGCACCCGGTTGGTTTTCCATTAACAACGAAATAATGTGTCTCATATTAAGTTCTCTCCGTTTTGCTTAGCCACATTTTGTCCATGCCTTCGCCTTTGATTTGCATCGGGTAGACGTGCTCAGTTTCATCCACATTGATATCGACAAACACCAAGCGATCTTTCATGTCGAGGGCGCGTTTAAGCTCTGACTCGAGTTGATCGGGGGTTTCAATGCGAATACCTACATGGCCATAAGCTTCTGCAATGGCTGCAAAATCAGGAACAGAACTCATGTATGAGTTAGAGTGGCGACCTTGATAGATAATGTCTTGCCACTGCTTCACCATTCCAAGGAAACGGTTATTCAAGTTAATAATTTTGACCGGAATGTCATATTGCATCGCAGTCGACAGTTCTTGAATGTTCATTTGGATACTGCCATCCCCCGTCACCACCACCACTTCTTCTTCTGGCATGGCGAATTTCACCCCCATACCAGCGGGCAGACCAAAGCCCATCGTGCCTAGACCACCAGAATTGATCCAACGGCGCGGTTTGTTGAACGGGTAGTAAAGCGCAGCAAACATTTGATGCTGGCCAACATCTGATGCAACGTAAGCATCCCCATTGGTCAGCTTATGCAGTGTCTCGATCACTTGCTGTGGCTTAATGCGCTCCGAAGAGGTGTCGTAGGCGAGGCAATCTCGTGCTTTCCAGCCTTCAATTTCATCCCACCAGCTCGCTAAGGCTTGCGTATCGTTTTCAGCGCCTTGCTCTTCAAGAAGTGTCACCATGGTCTCAAGCACTTGCTCCGCTGACCCCACGATGGGTAGGTCAACTTTGACGTTTTTCGAGATCGAAGAAGGGTCGATGTCGATGTGCATGATCTTCGCATTAGGGCAGTATTTTTCTAAGTTGTTGGTGGTACGGTCATCAAAACGTACCCCAACACCAAAAATAAGATCGGCGTTATGCATCGCCATATTGGCTTCATATTTACCATGCATGCCGAGCATGCCTAGAGCGTTTTTGTGGGTCCCCGGGAAAGCACCGAGCCCCATTAGTGTGCTTACAACGGGCAAATTTAATGTTTCAGCCAGCTTGAGGATCGACTCATGCGCACCTGAGATAATCGCACCACCACCGATATAAAGAACGGGCTTCTTCGCTTCAAGTAATGCCTTTAGCGCTTTCTTTATTTGACCTTTATGGCCCGAAGTGGTTGGTTTGTATGACCGCATGCTGATTGACTTAGGATATTCATAAGGCAGTTTGATCAGCGGGTTCATCACATCTTTTGGTAAGTCAATCACCACAGGGCCAGGGCGGCCTGTCGTGGCAATGTAAAATGCTTTCTTGATGGTCTCAGGAATGTCTTCCGCACGCTTAACGAGGAAACTATGTTTAACCACAGGGCGAGAAACACCAACGATATCGCACTCTTGGAAAGCATCATTACCAATTAAGCTATTGGGTACGTTTCCTGAAATAACGATCATCGGGATGGAATCCATGTAAGCCGTGGCAATTCCGGTGATGGTGTTCGTTGCGCCTGGTCCTGAACAAACTAGGACAACGCCAGGTTTGCCTGTGGCACGAGCATAACCATCAGCCATGTGGGTCGCGGCTTGTTCATGACGAACTAATACATGCTTGATTTGTTCAGTTTTGGCGTGAAGAGCATCATAAATATCCAGTACTGAACCACCGGGATAACCAAAAATTTGCTCTACGTTTTCTTCGATCAGAGATTGAACAACCATCTCTGCGCCTGACAACATTGCTGTCATAGTGCTTCTCCTTAGCCAGTTTCCATTAAATAAGGTCAATCTAATGGGCTGGTTTTACATAGTTTAGGGCTTATTTGTAGCCTAATTCGAAAAAACTTCATTTTTGCTATGTCCTGCCTTTGTCATAACAAAGAGCAAGGTAACGCAACAAATGTAACTTTTTATTATCAGCAGGTCTAATGAGAGATAGATCGAAATTTAAACAAGATGCTATTTATTAGCACTTAATAAGGAATAAATCGCGGATAGAGGTCGTTAATCAGGATGATCACCATATTGCTTCGTTAAAAAAAGAACTAAAATTCACACCTCATCTAATTCTAACGGTGAGAATGCTGTTTTAGACAATACAAAGCAACGCTTGCCTACAGGCGTCAAAGACGGAAAAACCTCACTGGTGTTTCACACTCAGTGAGGTTCATCAAGGATCAATGTGACGTCAATGTTCGACAGAAAAGCTTATTTTTCTTTCTTTTCTGAATACATTTCTTCGATTTCGTCTTGATACTTGTCGTTGATCACCTTACGGCGCAATTTCTGCGTTGGCGTCAACTCACCTTCATCCATAGAAAACGCTTTTGGTAGCAACTTGAACTTCTTCACTTGTTCAAATTTCGCCAGCTCTTTCTGCAGATCGTTAACGCGCTTCTCCAGCATTTCAACAACTTGGTGATGCTTAATCAGTTCAACGCGATCGTGATACTTAATATTGAGCTCTTTGGCGTACTCTTCCAAAGAGTCAAAACAAGGCACTATCAACGCTGAAACGAATTTGCGTGTATCAGCAATCACCGCGATTTGCTCAATAAAATGATCTTTACCAATCGCACCTTCAATCATCTGCGGGGCAATGTATTTTCCTCCAGACGTTTTCATCAGCTCTTTGATACGATCGGTAATGAACAGGTTGCCGTGCTCATCAATGTGACCCGCGTCGCCCGTTTTAAGGAAACCGTGTTCATCAAACGTTTTCTCCGTTTCTTCTGGGAGCTTGTAGTAACCACGCATCACCATCGGACCACGAACCAAAATTTCGTTGTTTTCGCCAATCTTTACTTGTGCGCCCGGCATCGACATGCCGATAGAATCAGGGTTAAAGCACTTGTCATCCCAGCATGAAATCGTTGCTGTGGTTTCGGTCATGCCGTAGCCCAGCTTCACGTTGATACCAATCGCATGGAAGAAACGACCAATGGTTTCATCCAGTTTTGCACCACCACATGGCATAAAGTTGATGTTGCCACCCAGCAGGGCACGCAGTTTTGACAACACCAGCTTATCCGCCAACGCATGGGCTTTTTTCAGCATCAATGAAGGCTGGCGACCTTCTTGGTGACACACGGACATCTTCGCGCCCATGTTCACCGCCCAGGTAAACATGATTTTGCGCATCAGCGGCGCACGAGAGACTTTCTCATGGATGGCAGAGAAGATCTTCTCGTAAAAGCGCGGCACGGCGCACATCACTGTTGGCTTGATATCACTCAGAGCGTCACGAACTTGCATGGTATCTTGCAAATAACAGTTCGTACCGCCTTTATAAAGAACGTAAAAGGTCCAAGCGCGCTCAAAAACGTGTGATAACGGCAAGAAACAAAGCGAAACGTCGTTTTCTGTCAGGCTTAAGCGTCGATCATGTCCCTCTAATTGAGCGGCAATGTTGGCATAATCTAACATCACCCCTTTCGGCTGCCCCGTGGTGCCAGAGGTATAGATTAGCGTCAGCAAATCCTCAAAATTTGCCTGTTCTAAACGTCGTTCGAGCTCAGCACGGGCCTCTTGTTGACCTTGTTGAATGAAGGCTTTCCAATGGATCGCAAAGTGATGTTCGCCTAAATCAATATCGTCTGACATGGCGACAATCAGGTTCAGTTGCTCACACTCATCGAAGATTTTCACTGCGGCGTCAAATTGTGGCTGTTCACCCACAAACAGAACTTTAACGTCGGCATTTTGCAGAATATAAGCCGCTTGAGCTGCCGTATTGGTTGGATAAATCGGGACCGTGACAGCACGTAATTGTAGGGCCGCAAAATCGGCCACCGTCCACTGCGGCATGTTATTAGAAAAGATAGCGATCTTATCTTGGACTTCAATGCCCTGCGCAAGCAACGCTAGGGATAATTCATCAATTTGCTGACCAAATTGCTTCCAGCTAATACCTTGCCAAACTGCACCAACTTTATGCTTGAGCGCAACTCGCTCCGCACCTTGTGCAATCTGCTTACGAATTCGTTTTACGATGTGAAAATCTAAATTGGCCATGTCTCTTACCTTTGGCTTACACATGTAAGCTCTATTTGCGGGCACAGTGTAGCGGTGGGAACAAAAAACGCAACTGATGAGGGTCAAACTTATGCTCAATTAGAGAGAATCATCAATAACAAGATAAAAAAATGCCCTCATGGCCAAGGCTCAATGAGGGCATCCAATTTGTAACAGGCCGTGTCGGTTATACCGCAGCAACCACTTCGCCACATGTCACCATCAGCAGATCACGCAGCCAAATGTGGCCTTTGTCTTTTTCTGATGATTCGTGCCAGCTTAAGAAACCGCTGATTTCACGATTTTCAAATGGGAAGTCAAGAATCTGTAGCTGCGCGTTGTTTGCCGCATTTTCCACAATCCAGCGAGGAGCGATCGTCACAAGCTCAGATTGACCAACCACATACAGAACGTTGCTCAAGCTTGTGCCTTCGAAATACGCTGCCACATCCAGATCGCGATACGCTTGCTCAGAGAAGCTGCGTTGGCCGTGAATGCGAGACAGTTTCGCGTGACGCTCTTGCATCAACTGCGCTTCTGTCACTTTACCTTGAATACGAGGATGCTGCTTAGACGTCACAACCACGAGTTCATCTTTGAAGATCTCTGTGCTTGAGAAGCCTTGCTCGTCAAAACGTGCGTAATCAATCACAAAGTCGATTTCTTGATAGCGCATACGCTCAGAGAGCATGCGATCAAACTCTGCATCCAAATGCAATTGTACATTAGGCGCTTTGTTATGAATGTCTGCCATAATGCGTGGTGCAAAACGCATATCACATGGGCTGCAAATCGCCAGTTTGAACAGACGAGTTGAAGACTCAGGCTGGAATACAGAACTTGGTAATTCATTGCGGATCAATTGCAGCGCTTGGCGGACTGGACCAAATAATTGACGAGCACGCTGGGTCGGTTGAATACCACGCCCTTGACGCATGAAAAGCTCATCATTAAACATCACTTTTAAGCGAGCAACCGCGTTGCTCACTGCAGGCTGTGACATGCCTAAATTATGTGCTGCGCGAGTAATATTTTGCTCTTGCATAACGGCATCAAATACCGTCAGTAGGTTGAGATCCACTCCGCGTAAAGTACTTTCCATTCGATAGCTGGCAATCGCGCTCATCGCATCTTTTTTATCTAACATCTAGTGCGCCTCTCGTGTAACGGTCAACAAATTTGAATTTGATAGTCAGGAATAGATAACCTGTATTTCTTATATTTATCGCCCTCATCACTCTCAGGGCGCAGCTCACTATCATTGAATTCATTGATGTTTAGCAACTAGATTGATAATTAATCACAATATTTTAGCCAATTATCATTTTTGTTGATTAAAAACATATATTTAAGTAAAACCTAAAAAACTATAAAAAACAGAAATACCCTCATAAGTAGCAATTATTGAGCTAAGTGATGTCTCATCACTTAACCCCCTTAAAGCATTTGCTGCAACTATTGTTTGACCACAAAACCCAACAATCTCGTCAATATTAGCGCTATGAAATTGACACGTAACTGGGAAAGTCGACTTGTTGCCATAGTTGCTCACACAGCGATTGATGACATGACCAGTCTCCTTTGAGTATCCATTCGACGATCGCTGGCGCTACTTGAGGATAAGTGACTTTTTCCGCCAACGCGTCTTGCAACCAACGCCGCACAACCTGACTGTCCAAGGTGTCCATCACCGTCGCTAAGCCAAGAGTTTCTAAGGTCGCCACGTTGCTTTGTTGCTCAAATTG
This window encodes:
- a CDS encoding acetolactate synthase 3 large subunit, whose translation is MTAMLSGAEMVVQSLIEENVEQIFGYPGGSVLDIYDALHAKTEQIKHVLVRHEQAATHMADGYARATGKPGVVLVCSGPGATNTITGIATAYMDSIPMIVISGNVPNSLIGNDAFQECDIVGVSRPVVKHSFLVKRAEDIPETIKKAFYIATTGRPGPVVIDLPKDVMNPLIKLPYEYPKSISMRSYKPTTSGHKGQIKKALKALLEAKKPVLYIGGGAIISGAHESILKLAETLNLPVVSTLMGLGAFPGTHKNALGMLGMHGKYEANMAMHNADLIFGVGVRFDDRTTNNLEKYCPNAKIMHIDIDPSSISKNVKVDLPIVGSAEQVLETMVTLLEEQGAENDTQALASWWDEIEGWKARDCLAYDTSSERIKPQQVIETLHKLTNGDAYVASDVGQHQMFAALYYPFNKPRRWINSGGLGTMGFGLPAGMGVKFAMPEEEVVVVTGDGSIQMNIQELSTAMQYDIPVKIINLNNRFLGMVKQWQDIIYQGRHSNSYMSSVPDFAAIAEAYGHVGIRIETPDQLESELKRALDMKDRLVFVDINVDETEHVYPMQIKGEGMDKMWLSKTERT
- a CDS encoding AMP-dependent synthetase/ligase, which produces MANLDFHIVKRIRKQIAQGAERVALKHKVGAVWQGISWKQFGQQIDELSLALLAQGIEVQDKIAIFSNNMPQWTVADFAALQLRAVTVPIYPTNTAAQAAYILQNADVKVLFVGEQPQFDAAVKIFDECEQLNLIVAMSDDIDLGEHHFAIHWKAFIQQGQQEARAELERRLEQANFEDLLTLIYTSGTTGQPKGVMLDYANIAAQLEGHDRRLSLTENDVSLCFLPLSHVFERAWTFYVLYKGGTNCYLQDTMQVRDALSDIKPTVMCAVPRFYEKIFSAIHEKVSRAPLMRKIMFTWAVNMGAKMSVCHQEGRQPSLMLKKAHALADKLVLSKLRALLGGNINFMPCGGAKLDETIGRFFHAIGINVKLGYGMTETTATISCWDDKCFNPDSIGMSMPGAQVKIGENNEILVRGPMVMRGYYKLPEETEKTFDEHGFLKTGDAGHIDEHGNLFITDRIKELMKTSGGKYIAPQMIEGAIGKDHFIEQIAVIADTRKFVSALIVPCFDSLEEYAKELNIKYHDRVELIKHHQVVEMLEKRVNDLQKELAKFEQVKKFKLLPKAFSMDEGELTPTQKLRRKVINDKYQDEIEEMYSEKKEK
- the leuO gene encoding transcriptional regulator LeuO, producing the protein MLDKKDAMSAIASYRMESTLRGVDLNLLTVFDAVMQEQNITRAAHNLGMSQPAVSNAVARLKVMFNDELFMRQGRGIQPTQRARQLFGPVRQALQLIRNELPSSVFQPESSTRLFKLAICSPCDMRFAPRIMADIHNKAPNVQLHLDAEFDRMLSERMRYQEIDFVIDYARFDEQGFSSTEIFKDELVVVTSKQHPRIQGKVTEAQLMQERHAKLSRIHGQRSFSEQAYRDLDVAAYFEGTSLSNVLYVVGQSELVTIAPRWIVENAANNAQLQILDFPFENREISGFLSWHESSEKDKGHIWLRDLLMVTCGEVVAAV